A part of Scleropages formosus chromosome 3, fSclFor1.1, whole genome shotgun sequence genomic DNA contains:
- the dnaja3a gene encoding dnaJ heat shock protein family (Hsp40) member A3a isoform X2, giving the protein MAACAARCSSRWVAVVVSCGRRGVSARLASTYSSAFARSAVQQQLSRGTATCRGSFLGLSLSVTGLKIPNVICKLYFHTSSSRASKQDYYQVLGVPRNASQKEIKKAYYQMAKKYHPDTNKDDPQAKEKFAQLAEAYEVLSDEVKRKQYDTYGSTGFDPGQTGAGQQYYWRGGASLDPEELFRKIFGEFSGTGGFADFNSIFDQAQEYIMELTFTQAAKGVNKEITINMEDTCQRCDGRGMEPGTKAQHCHYCNGTGMDTVNTGPFVMRSTCRRCGGRGSVITSPCVTCRGTGQTKQRRTIMVPVPAGVEDGQTVRMPVGKKEIFITFRVQKSPVFRRDGADIHSDAMISVAQAILGGTARVQGLYETINIAIPAGIQVDQQIRLEGKGIPRINSYGYGDHYVHIKIRIPKTLTDRQRAVLMSYAEDETDVQGTVNGITSPSAGKRFTGN; this is encoded by the exons ATGGCGGCTTGTGCCGCTCGCTGCTCGTCACGTTGGGTCGCGGTGGTCGTGTCCTGTGGACGTCGAGGGGTCTCCGCCCGGCTCGCGTCTACCTACAGCAGCGCTTTCGCTCGGTCAGCCGTTCAGCAGCAGCTGAGTCGTGGGACTGCGACATGCCGAGGCAGTTTTTTGGGGCTGTCACTGTCAG TCACAGGTCTGAAGATCCCCAATGTCATCTGCAAGCTGTATTTCCACACCAGCTCCTCTCGAGCCAGCAAGCAGGACTATTACCAAGTGCTGGGAGTGCCACGCAATGCTTCACAGAAGGAGATCAAGAAAGCCTATTACCAG ATGGCCAAGAAGTACCACCCTGACACCAACAAAGATGATCCCCAGGCCAAGGAGAAGTTTGCCCAGCTAGCTGAGGCCTATGAG GTGCTGAGCGACGAGGTGAAGAGGAAGCAGTACGACACATATGGCTCAACCGGGTTTGACCCCGGGCAGACTGGCGCCGGGCAGCAGTACTACTGGAGAGGTGGGGCCAGCCTCGATCCAGAGGAGTTGTTCCGCAAAATTTTTGGAGAGTTCTCTGGAACTGGGGGCTTTGCAGACTTCAACTCCATCTTTGATCAGGCTCAGGAG TACATTATGGAGCTGACATTCACACAGGCAGCGAAGGGTGTTAATAAGGAGATAACCATCAACATGGAGGACACGTGTCAGCGGTGCGATGGAAGGGGTATGGAGCCAGGCACTAAGGCCCAGCACTGCCATTACTGCAATGGGACAGGCATG GACACAGTAAACACAGGCCCCTTTGTGATGCGGTCCACATGCCGGCGCTGCGGTGGGCGGGGCTCTGTGATCACATCCCCCTGTGTCACATGCCGTGGGACAGGACAGACAAAGCAGAGGCGCACAATCATGGTACCTGTACCTGCTG GGGTGGAGGATGGGCAGACTGTTCGGATGCCTGTTGGGAAGAAGGAGATCTTCATCACTTTCCGA GTCCAGAAGAGCCCAGTGTTCAGGCGGGATGGTGCAGACATTCACTCGGATGCAATGATCTCTGTAGCACAAGCAATCCTTGGTGGTACGGCGAGGGTACAGGGGCTGTATGAGACCATCAACATCGCA ATCCCAGCAGGAATCCAGGTAGACCAGCAGATCCGGCTCGAAGGAAAGGGGATCCCGCGCATTAACAGTTATGGCTATGGAGACCACTATGTTCACATCAAGATTCGTATCCCAAA GACATTGACAGACCGACAACGGGCTGTCCTCATGAGCTATGCTGAAGACGAGACGGATGTGCAGGGGACAGTCAATGGTATTACCAGCCCCAGTGCAG GTAAAAGATTCACTGGGAACTAA
- the dnaja3a gene encoding dnaJ heat shock protein family (Hsp40) member A3a isoform X1 has protein sequence MAACAARCSSRWVAVVVSCGRRGVSARLASTYSSAFARSAVQQQLSRGTATCRGSFLGLSLSVTGLKIPNVICKLYFHTSSSRASKQDYYQVLGVPRNASQKEIKKAYYQMAKKYHPDTNKDDPQAKEKFAQLAEAYEVLSDEVKRKQYDTYGSTGFDPGQTGAGQQYYWRGGASLDPEELFRKIFGEFSGTGGFADFNSIFDQAQEYIMELTFTQAAKGVNKEITINMEDTCQRCDGRGMEPGTKAQHCHYCNGTGMDTVNTGPFVMRSTCRRCGGRGSVITSPCVTCRGTGQTKQRRTIMVPVPAGVEDGQTVRMPVGKKEIFITFRVQKSPVFRRDGADIHSDAMISVAQAILGGTARVQGLYETINIAIPAGIQVDQQIRLEGKGIPRINSYGYGDHYVHIKIRIPKTLTDRQRAVLMSYAEDETDVQGTVNGITSPSAGGDSSGQCSEGAQDKQEEGFFSKLKKMFSS, from the exons ATGGCGGCTTGTGCCGCTCGCTGCTCGTCACGTTGGGTCGCGGTGGTCGTGTCCTGTGGACGTCGAGGGGTCTCCGCCCGGCTCGCGTCTACCTACAGCAGCGCTTTCGCTCGGTCAGCCGTTCAGCAGCAGCTGAGTCGTGGGACTGCGACATGCCGAGGCAGTTTTTTGGGGCTGTCACTGTCAG TCACAGGTCTGAAGATCCCCAATGTCATCTGCAAGCTGTATTTCCACACCAGCTCCTCTCGAGCCAGCAAGCAGGACTATTACCAAGTGCTGGGAGTGCCACGCAATGCTTCACAGAAGGAGATCAAGAAAGCCTATTACCAG ATGGCCAAGAAGTACCACCCTGACACCAACAAAGATGATCCCCAGGCCAAGGAGAAGTTTGCCCAGCTAGCTGAGGCCTATGAG GTGCTGAGCGACGAGGTGAAGAGGAAGCAGTACGACACATATGGCTCAACCGGGTTTGACCCCGGGCAGACTGGCGCCGGGCAGCAGTACTACTGGAGAGGTGGGGCCAGCCTCGATCCAGAGGAGTTGTTCCGCAAAATTTTTGGAGAGTTCTCTGGAACTGGGGGCTTTGCAGACTTCAACTCCATCTTTGATCAGGCTCAGGAG TACATTATGGAGCTGACATTCACACAGGCAGCGAAGGGTGTTAATAAGGAGATAACCATCAACATGGAGGACACGTGTCAGCGGTGCGATGGAAGGGGTATGGAGCCAGGCACTAAGGCCCAGCACTGCCATTACTGCAATGGGACAGGCATG GACACAGTAAACACAGGCCCCTTTGTGATGCGGTCCACATGCCGGCGCTGCGGTGGGCGGGGCTCTGTGATCACATCCCCCTGTGTCACATGCCGTGGGACAGGACAGACAAAGCAGAGGCGCACAATCATGGTACCTGTACCTGCTG GGGTGGAGGATGGGCAGACTGTTCGGATGCCTGTTGGGAAGAAGGAGATCTTCATCACTTTCCGA GTCCAGAAGAGCCCAGTGTTCAGGCGGGATGGTGCAGACATTCACTCGGATGCAATGATCTCTGTAGCACAAGCAATCCTTGGTGGTACGGCGAGGGTACAGGGGCTGTATGAGACCATCAACATCGCA ATCCCAGCAGGAATCCAGGTAGACCAGCAGATCCGGCTCGAAGGAAAGGGGATCCCGCGCATTAACAGTTATGGCTATGGAGACCACTATGTTCACATCAAGATTCGTATCCCAAA GACATTGACAGACCGACAACGGGCTGTCCTCATGAGCTATGCTGAAGACGAGACGGATGTGCAGGGGACAGTCAATGGTATTACCAGCCCCAGTGCAG GTGGGGACAGCAGTGGTCAGTGCTCTGAGGGAGCGCAGGACAAGCAGGAAGAGGGCTTCTTCTCCaaactaaagaaaatgtttagctCCTGA
- the hmox2b gene encoding heme oxygenase 2, producing MTADKMEDPGKEQGVSNGAVYDEMEAEDNLSPEDLSEMLAAGTKESHEKAENTKFVKDFLRGRIPRELFKLGAVALYFTYTAMEEEIERNRDHPQFAPLYFPAELHRHEALARDLEYFYGGDWKSQISCSPATQRYVKRIHEVGQSDPVLLVAHTYTRYMGDLSGGQVLKKVAQRALKLPPTGEGLCFYEFEGIHSAKAFKQLYRSRMNELDLDELTKERVVAEANLAFTFNMEVFTELEELGKTLPEDVVDGDVPAHGDMQGDIRKCPYYAAKMAASGGTSYACRVAMALLRNPTGQVLLATCVAAVAGLAAWYLM from the exons ATGACTGCTGACAAAATGGAGGATCCTGGGAAGGAGCAGGGTGTGTCCAATGGGGCGGTGTATGACGAAATGGAGGCGGAAGATAATTTGAG TCCTGAGGACCTATCAGAGATGCTGGCTGCAGGAACCAAAGAATCTCATGAAAAGGCAGAGAACACAAAGTTTGTTAAAGACTTTCTCAGGGGCCGCATCCCCAGGGAGCTCTTTAAG TTAGGTGCAGTGGCCCTGTACTTCACCTACACAGCCATGGAGGAGGAGATTGAACGGAACCGGGATCACCCGCAGTTTGCCCCGCTCTACTTCCCTGCCGAGCTTCACCGGCACGAGGCACTGGCCCGTGATCTGGAATACTTCTACGGAGGGGACTGGAAGAGCCAGATTAGCTGCTCCCCAGCCACACAGCGCTATGTGAAGCGCATCCACGAGGTCGGCCAAAGCGACCCGGTGCTGCTGGTGGCTCATACGTACACGCGCTACATGGGGGACCTGTCTGGTGGCCAGGTGCTGAAGAAGGTGGCCCAGCGGGCATTGAAGCTGCCACCCACAGGTGAGGGCCTGTGCTTTTATGAGTTTGAAGGCATTCACAGCGCTAAGGCTTTCAAGCAGCTATACCGCAGCCGTATGAATGAACTGGACCTGGACGAGCTGACCAAGGAGAGGGTTGTGGCTGAAGCGAACCTGGCCTTCACGTTCAACATGGAG GTGTTTACTGAGTTAGAGGAGCTTGGGAAGACTCTTCCAGAAGATGTAGTAGATGGTGACGTTCCTGCCCATGGAGACATGCAAGGAGACATCAGGAAATGCCCTTATTATGCAGCCAAAATGG CGGCTTCTGGAGGAACTAGCTATGCCTGTCGGGTGGCCATGGCCTTGCTCAGGAACCCCACGGGCCAAGTCCTATTGGCTACCTGTGTGGCTGCCGTTGCTGGTTTGGCTGCTTGGTACCTCATGTGA